A portion of the Carya illinoinensis cultivar Pawnee chromosome 11, C.illinoinensisPawnee_v1, whole genome shotgun sequence genome contains these proteins:
- the LOC122280756 gene encoding expansin-like B1 codes for MGLAVLENQVGILSVICMVLLLPAICATQDIFTYSSRATYYGSDNSHGTPSGTCGFGKFGRTVNDGSVTGVSSLYKNATGCGACYQVRCTSSQYCSKDGVNVVVTDYSESDNTDFILSSRAYKRLARPGTKASKELFGRDVIDVEYRRVSCRYPGYNLMFKVHEQSKYPNYLALVVIYAAGKNDITAVELCEEDCKHWRGMQKAFGAVWEMANQVPSGSIKIRFQVGGKGWVESKNDLPALWKSGVAYDSNIQL; via the exons ATGGGGCTTGCAGTACTTGAAAACCAAGTTGGTATTCTTTCTGTGATCTGCATGGTACTACTCTTGCCTGCTATATGCGCCACTCAAGACATTTTTACTTACTCATCAAGAGCAACCTACTACGGTAGTGATAATAGCCATGGGACTCCAA GCGGAACTTGTGGGTTTGGAAAATTTGGAAGGACTGTCAATGATGGCAGCGTGACTGGAGTCTCTAGCCTGTATAAGAATGCCACAGGTTGTGGTGCATGCTATCAG GTTAGGTGCACATCATCACAATATTGCAGTAAGGATGGAGTGAACGTGGTGGTGACTGACTACAGTGAAAGTGACAACACTGACTTCATACTTAGCTCTCGTGCCTACAAAAGATTGGCACGCCCTGGAACCAAAGCATCGAAGGAATTGTTTGGTCGTGACGTGATTGACGTAGAATACCGAAGGGTCTCGTGTCGCTACCCTGGTTACAACCTTATGTTCAAGGTCCATGAGCAAAGCAAATATCCTAATTATCTTGCTCTAGTGGTTATATATGCAGCTGGGAAAAACGACATCACAGCCGTCGAATTGTGTGAG GAGGATTGCAAACATTGGAGGGGCATGCAGAAAGCCTTCGGGGCAGTGTGGGAGATGGCTAATCAAGTACCAAGTGGTTCAATAAAAATAAGGTTTCAAGTGGGTGGCAAAGGTTGGGTGGAATCCAAAAATGATCTACCTGCTTTGTGGAAATCTGGGGTTGCTTATGACTCAAACATTCAGCTCTAA